actcatgaggttttatctcatgttgtagatgatgcaagaccaaatgcaagcagggatggtactgggagactgttgtggcaactagcatcgttgcccgagatgtgtggatgtgtattctcctgtattttcttgtatgtattcatgtgtttgaatgtaagcgtattgagcactagagatatctagttgttgtaatcataatagtgtgatagatgattgtgagtctgtgTGAcgtatatgtggctttagttgttgaagctaagttcggaccgagtaaagatcagcgaggtatgttctcataaatccccaatactcagcgaagtgtttgttatgctaccTTTGTGCCTGGGTAACCTTTGGCTTGctgtgaggcgagctgaagagaggtgaagctcacttgggtttcgAGTCTCGGTtcgctgtgttttcttgtttgagttgagaccaattcttgagtggagcgaagggaaggacgaagcctagttcccacctagggcgtttcctgttgaaacattgtccaacccttcagttgtggtttgtcatgtgagtaatccgatcgattatttactGGTGGCGCTTGTAAGTGAGAGCGGGTCGTTATAGTTCTACTCCCGACAGTCGAGAGGCTCCATAATCGAATGGACGaattaacaaaaaatcaatAGCGTGACCAACCCAACGAATGGGCTGACCGCGATGCCAGGGGCAGTTGTCACAAACACCATTAGGCTACTCACACTCTAACCTCCTCACCTTCCACGTCCCTATACTCTCATAGCCATCCCTTCTTCGAGTTCATCATGATCATTTCCTTGCCCAACGGTTTTCGTCTTCCTTACGCCCTAGAACCCTACAACGGCACCACGAACCCCAAGATCACCTTACTACCTTCAGCACTTCCATGTTGATAAGCGGAAGTTCGGACCCGATCATGTGTCAAACTTTTCGTAGCACACTGAGAAAGTCGGCCATGTTATGATTCTTAATTTAAGGTAGAGACATGATCCCCAAGTTCCCCAACCCTACACAAATCTTTCAACTTAGCCCAAGAGGCCTTAATTTGCTAATCACTACATAAAAGCTAGCTAATGTCCAGAAAAGTCAatcgaattaattaattaatcctaTGTTGATCCCTAAGTCATTTCGCCCAACCTATATATGTCTAAGGTGGGCACATAAAATTAAAGGataactaattaataataaatttagaatcTCATTAATTGGGATCATCATAAAATCAAAGTGactttattattaattgaaaataagaGTAAAACGATCCATTCTCAATGACTATTAATAGATAGAAAGATTTgtaatacttttaaaaatacaaatataagggcgtttaatattttatctttttaattttacgaaatttataaatgagaattaaattaattagtagaaCAAGGAAAATATTggattaaagttttttttttttttaaacaactgAATGGTATTGTGTGAAATGGGATCTGTATACATatgatgaaaatttttgtttatggTTTCATACTTAAGCGAAGGCAAGTCGTGCACGCAGCGGTGGCCTGTGGGCAGCTTCCACCAAGCATTAGTTAATATCTTCATTGACTTGTAGTTGGGTTGCAACGACTTGACTAAATAGCGTTTGATtgttacatattttttatgaaaaataattaaatatttttatattttttattaaaaagtatatatgatacaaatattaaattttttttttctatgaaattcatttttcaaagggtagggtgatttttattttttaatcaatattacctagaattaaattctaggtaatacaATCAAATATACCTTAAATGTTTGTcctatatacatattttttataaaaaagttaagaatatttgattgtttctattaaaaatatgtataataattacacattttttatagtaaatgtgtacaatcaaacacagtttaattattttgagtTAGTTTGAATATCTTGGCATTCCCATCAACTTCCCTCTatgaacaatattttaaaattggcACTATACTTTACATGGCCCACACCCTtagatggaaagaaaatgaatttcaggAAATTGATGTGTTTGATAGCTAATTTTTTCTATAGAAAAGGCAAATTTTTCACCTAATTTCTTATTAGTGCATTGTTTGACAACAATTTTTTTCCCAAGAAATCATTTTTCAATGGTCACGTGAgaccattttttttcaaatcatgaaAATCGAATTCCTTGGAGGGAAGAGATGaaattttctaggcaattgaaaATAGGGGATGTATGGTGGCGGGGGGATGAGAGAGAAGGGCAGTGGGTGGGGAGGgtttacaaattatttatattttatatttttaataattaataaatataaatatataaaaagaaaaaagaaaaaatattctatataaattatttctttggaaaacaaaaaaaataattttgtagttttattttttgagaaaataatttaattaatttaaaatacattattattttaatttttttgtgtaaaatttaatatttttgaatacaTTTTCACCTTTGAATAccataaaaaatgacaaaattctatgaaaaatattatcaatcaaacattgaaagatgaaaaataatattatttttcaggtaaaaaattataccaatcaaacagatTAAACATCCAATTTTTATGAATTCATTTTTCCTGCAATTCAATTCcctagaattcattttttttcactcAAATTCCACCATTGCAATCAAACACAAGTTATTTGGTTGGTCTAATTTTCTAcctaaaagataatttttttttttatcttttggtatttgattagtaatattttctatagaatttgattattttcttcgCATTTCGTGTTTGAAAAAgaatcttatataaaaaaattaaaataataacgtattttaggttaattaaattatttcctcaaagaaataaaatcataaaattaaaatgtttttattttccaaatttattaatttatacaattttctattttttttaaacatttgtatttattaattattaaaaataaaaaatatattattttgtaaacCCTCATTCACTCCCCCTCATTCCCCTATCCTTCTCCGACCTCCTTGCCTCCGTCGGACCTTGAATTGTCGCTCGCCTCGCTCGCCCTCCTTGCTCAGTCGATCTTGCCTCTGCCCGACTTCGTCGCTAGCTATCGTCGACTCAGCCTAGGCTTTGCTCTCGCCAGTCACCCCCTCGCCCTCCGTCATTGCTCGCCCTCATCGGCTGCCAGCTCTTTCCTCGTTCTCTTGTTTGTTAGCTCTCTGGCACACTCGACTTTTTCGGTCGGTAAGTTGCTGTTTTCAATTGACAAGAAAATTCCATCTCTTCCCCCTTCCCTCCCTCAAATGACCAATGGGAAAATGagttctataaaaaaaaatgactgtCAAATAATGCATAAGTTAAAAATTAGGTGAAAATTTTGTCTTTTCTCCTCGAAAAAAGTTGGCTGTCAAACGTGGCTTAGTGCCTGCAAGTTACCGGGCAGCTACACTTGTCCATGTCTCGATGAAGCTTCCTCTTAGCTATGGTTTGAATGCTTGAAAATGCGGAGAAAGACATTTTTGAGTCAACATGGAGACGACTTGCCCATATGATGGTTCTATACGTACAATATTCAACCGCCATCTCTATATAAAGGCATCCATGGCGGTGGTGGAGCTGCACCACTGAAGATTAATTAACAGAGAGAaagaatacatacatatattgttTAGGATGGCAGGAAGAATGAGGGGCATTAGTTCACAGTCGGTGCCGTTCGTGGTTCTGGTTTTGGCTATGGTGGCGATGGGCGGTTGGGTGGCGAGCGGCGACACCAGCCCCAGCCAGTGCAAGGAGGAGAAGCGGCTGCTGGTGAATGCCTGCCGGCCGATCATCTTCGGGCAGAACCCGTCGGCGGCTTGTTGCCAGAGGGTTAGAGTAACCAATTTTGAGTGCGTTTGCCCCTACGTTACCCCCAAGGTGGCTGCTCTCATCAACGTTCCCCGCACCATCAAACAGATTGAAGGCTGCGGCCGGACCGTTCCCCGCAACTTCAAGTGTGGCAGTAAGATCTCTCTTCAACCAATTCATTACACATTAATTCATTGCCTTATGTTATATGGATTAATCCACTATGTCCGAGAGTCTTACTGAGAGGCTGATTGAAGGgtgcaaaataacaaaaatgtcccggttcaaaattataaatttgctTCCCCTGCCCCGGCCTTCTCTTTCTATCCTTCCATGGCAACCTCTAATGAGCATCAACCACTGCTGCATTGCCTGATCATCTCGCTGTCTTCGCCTCGCAGTGGCGGTCAACGATGCGTTGTAGTGACGGTTGGCGCTTGTTGAAGGTGGCGGGggcaggaaaaataaatttgcagAATGAGGgcatttatgtaattttggcaCCCTTCAGTAAGCCTTTGAGTGAGGTTGTCAGATTGTGTAGAAGGGTCCTATATGTATATAAGGATAACGTATAATAATAAGGTTAAACTGATGATcactatttgattttttttttttttgttgcaggTATCACCACCCCACCATGAGCACATAACTACACACGTGGACTAGCTTCAATTCAATAAATTATGAATGTGTTTGAAGTGTTTCTGCCCGTTCTTATTATGGAGACAAAGAGAGAGTATTCTGTATAACTCTTTctaatgaaataaatttaataataaataaagcaGCCCATAATATGTAATgcaatatagatatattatggTTTAATCCTCTTTCAGTTGAGCATTTCAATATCTTGCCCccttttattttaatcatggGAACCGAATGGATATTTCcctaaaaagaagaataaaagtaCAATAGTTTTGAGTTAAAGGGCGTTAAGTGAAAGTTGATCATACTTAGAGGGAAATTACTAATTAGACCAATTAATTAACCCAAAGACAGACTAGGTGAATTGGCAGCAGCAATATATGCAGGGGAGGAGAATTAAGAAGCCGATTTCGAACAGATTAGGGCGAAGAAGAGAATAGGGAAACCCTAATCGACATGTTCTTGCTCTTTCTGTTGTATATTTTTgccttaattttgtttttgatcgAAAGTGTGCTGAGATATGAACcggaagagaagaaggaacgTGCGCATAAACATTTATTCacgaatttatgaatttattgttTGGATCTTGGATGGTTTATGCTCATTTTGAACTGAGATGTATTAGAATGCAAGCATGGAATCCGAATACCAATCTTTCAACGTTGTTCAGGATTCATTTATGGTTTTAGGTCAATGAAGTTGCTTTAAAAAATCTTCAGTTATAAAAATTTGTAGTGAAAATTGTTCAAGGACACAAAGCATCAGCGATGATCCTACAGTGTACAAGTTTGTCcctaaatttagaatttaagtaatgaaaaatgaagagaagTTCCAAATACGAAGGCCTTGAAAATTCCATTAATGCAACTTTAAATCTCTGTAAAAATATGAACAATGGATTAATAATTGGGAAAACATATAGTTGATTATATGAAAAAGTGAAAGTGAGTATTATAACTGATAAATTCCATGTCCATTTTAGGATTTTACTTCCCTCTCTTTGATTATTGGAGGAGGCCCCAATGGATGTCAATCACCCCAACTCTTCCGTACTTGGCTTGAGCCCTTCACCTAGCTCACATTTGgctgctttcttttttcttgcaATATATAGTTGTCTTTGTGAACTAGACGCTGCATGTTGGAGATAAAATGTTTCTCGCGCGTCTTGCAACTGTCGGTTCGACTTAATCTTTGATTGATTGCATTAGCCAATATTTGCTTATTAGCACTCACCCTACCTATAAATTAACTTCTTGACTGTGAATAATTGAATGTAAAGAAATCACCTTATGGCTAGGCAATCTACTTTCTCATACTAAACtttgaattatataattttttttattgaattttataaaaaggcAAATCATGTGATATGACAAGTTCATATAGTCAAGTCAAGTCAAGTCAACCTGAGATTGAGAAGCAACTTCGTGAAAATCTCTTGTTTTTGGAATTGAAAAATCATATTCctgtattttatttcttttcttttctttttttttgttgttgtaaaaGATACTATAATGGTGATTAGTTTAAAAATGTTAGTCGTTTTAATTGGTTTTTTAAAGTGCATtcaataatcataaattataccatccttcaatatatatatatatatatatataaaacatgcatttatattttatgtattactTACTAGCTTTAAGAATTACTCAAGGAGGCCGGCCGATAATCTTATTTTAGAATTGCTAATTAGGAGTGTTTTGTTGTGTATCGGTTTTATTAGGATTTTTCTTCAACTCCTTGTAGGGTGTATTCGTTCTGTATTATTATACTTTGACAATTTATACATGCTTCAATActttattcttgaaattaatTATACTCTTAAAATATACTTTAGactcataaaaataaattgttagtCTACATTTGATGTTCAAAGTTTCGGTTCGGAGTAAAAGTTAAGGAAGAGTGATCATCTGGATTGGGTTACACAATGACTCATGCTAAGTATTTAgttatattttcattcattttgttaGATAATTTGACAGTTTTCTATCTAGATGGAAATGGATGCATGTGAACTAATATGGTAAGTATATTTGGGTGAGAATTTTTCTCGTAGCAATTCTATTCTATGTTTAAGAAAGAGAGGCAGAGACATGTTGAATgtgaaaagttaaaataaaaaattaggcaAGTCATGacttttgacaataaaaaattaaataagctACAacatttgataataaatatttaaaaaatatatatatgataaaatgaGGAGTGAACTTCAAGCATAAATACTCCCGTTTTCATAAGGTTTAATCACCTCAAGCATCCTAAACATCCTAAGTATCCCATTCTCATAGAGATAGAGATGATGGGGAGCTCCCATTTATTCAGGAACCGTCTTCTAGATTTTGCTCTTTACGGGGCTCTTCTTATGGTCGCCTTGTTTTACGTCTTCGTCTCCAACAAACCCTGTTTCTTCTCTCCCAAATCCCAATGCCTCTTCAACTTTATGAGCACGGAGGTATACGAGGAGGACGAACTCGAGAGAGTATTGGCGGAGACGGCCACGGAGAACAGGACGGTGATCATCGCCGTCGTGAACGAAGCTTACGTGGAAGGTGACAAGGCAATGCTCGACCTGTTCATGGACGCCTTCTGGCTGGGAGAAGGGACGCAGGGCTTGAGGGATCATCTTCTGGTGGTGGCCGCCGATCAGACATCGTACGACCGCTGCAAGTTCCTCCGGCTGCACTGCTACAGACTGGAGAACTTCGCCGGCGAGGATCTCGCCGGGGAGAAGCTGTACATGTCGGCGGGCTTCATCGACATGATGTGGAGGAGAACGCTGTTTCTCGGCGACGTTCTCAGGCGTGGCTACAACTTCATCTTCACGGTACGTGCTTATGCTTTTCCATATCTCCTTTcgccaaaatatatattttaatctcccgttttttacatttaaatatttaattgttttttttgttatttcaaacatattcttaaacatgtaatttttgcttaattacactcttaaattttttgttattttaattatatttttgaatttattatttttaataaatttatcgagatatataattgattcaaaattatataatttatgattgtaattaaaataataaaaaaattatgaatgtaattaacTCATAATTATATAGTTCaagcttatttttaaaataataaaattaaaatatttaaataataaaaacatgcaAGTACAtggattaaaatatatatttacctCTTCTATTTCCAATGCAAgtttctttacaaaattaaaattatattttctaaaatgctACATAGACtggaattttgatattttacgtcacattaatattaataactaaaaatttataagtgattattaatttactgataattattatttatgatcattttttattattaatacaaatcTTTTAACTAGTATTCTTTTAGGTAGGATTGATTAAAACTAAAGTTAGATTACATTTGACATTTCACTATCAGCCTAACCTATTTATATATTCACCAAAAAAACCTAACCTAACCTAACCTATTCTAttcaccaaaaaatatgttaccGTTTCCAATAATAAAACATTTTAAGATAGtatttaaactttattttattactttatagttttattattaatatgacTTTTAAAAGATAATTCATGATATAACCATTGTGAGACAATTCTAACTTAATTAgtattagggtgtgtttgattgcatatattttttatggaaaatatgtaattattacacattttttatgaaaaataatcaaacacttttaattttttcatgaaaaatatgtatggtacaaccatttaaagattatttccatgaaatttattttctaagggggtgagatggtttttattttctaggcaatattacctagaattaaattctaggtaatgcaatcaaacacacttttagggtgtgtttgatagaatgaaattttcatgaaaaatgtcatatctaaaaaatttaattccatcCTTGTTGTTTGACAcacaatatttttcatgaaattcaattctatggtacaaccatttaaaatatattttaacttaatttctatgaaaaattgattccAAAGGGTGGTGGTTtctattttccatggaaaatgaaaaatattttcaaaagtcttccatggaaaataaaaaccaccacCCCTTTggaatcaatttttcatagaaattaggtcaaaatatgttttaaatggttgtaccatggaattgaattccatggaaaatgttGTGTCAAAGATGGAAATAAATTTCTtagatatgatattttttatggaaattcCATGCTGTCAAACACACCCCAAGATGTAATTGACAATGATACTGCCTGAAAAAATATAATGGATCAGatttattaatgattatatatagTCATGTATTAGTTTTTATGACTAcaatccttaaattttgattgtgaagtttatatta
This genomic stretch from Diospyros lotus cultivar Yz01 chromosome 1, ASM1463336v1, whole genome shotgun sequence harbors:
- the LOC127790717 gene encoding uncharacterized protein At1g28695-like — its product is MMGSSHLFRNRLLDFALYGALLMVALFYVFVSNKPCFFSPKSQCLFNFMSTEVYEEDELERVLAETATENRTVIIAVVNEAYVEGDKAMLDLFMDAFWLGEGTQGLRDHLLVVAADQTSYDRCKFLRLHCYRLENFAGEDLAGEKLYMSAGFIDMMWRRTLFLGDVLRRGYNFIFTDTDVMWFRNPFTRFSLDETIDMQISCDHFNGDEWSTRNPINTGLYMIRSNNKTIALFDTWYSMKANSTGLKEQDVLAKLFHSGVVGDLRIRVRFLDTCFFSGFCQNSRDVKAVVTVHANCCRSISAKLVDLTATIHDWKRSKNLSSNQTTTFQWSSHTACIKSWRY